Proteins from one Hemiscyllium ocellatum isolate sHemOce1 chromosome 8, sHemOce1.pat.X.cur, whole genome shotgun sequence genomic window:
- the LOC132818101 gene encoding mRNA decay activator protein ZFP36L1-like, translated as MSTKLTSCFYDIGEVLCKNKMISYNNNNINVGSSSVPLLDRKAVGTPTLVDYQRRHSVALVNANSKFNQNQLLNGFKLEQSGTAAAGPNKENKFRDRSFSETGLQKAQNQVNSSRYKTELCRPFEENGSCKYGDKCQFAHGIHELRSLARHPKYKTELCRTFHTIGFCPYGPRCHFIHNAEERRVSPIHDQQHLPLSSSNKIDRPRLQHSYSFSGISSSSSGLLDSPTSITPPPMFSSEDLSSSPTLPDCASNPFTYSSQELPNLFAPSIGIPVPMTTANNGAHSPSFLLRSLAESPHLYEPPPSPPDSMSDSYLSSSGSVSGSESPTPDLSKRLPIFSRLSISDD; from the exons ATGTCTACAAAGTTGACCTCATGTTTCTACGACATTGGAGAAGTTTTATGCAAg AACAAGATGATtagctacaacaacaacaacatcaacGTGGGCAGCTCGAGTGTGCCCCTGCTGGACAGGAAGGCCGTTGGGACCCCAACGCTGGTGGATTACCAGAGGAGACATTCCGTCGCCCTTGTCAACGCTAACTCCAAGTTCAACCAGAACCAGCTGCTGAATGGCTTCAAGCTGGAGCAGAGTGGGACAGCTGCCGCTGGGCCTAACAAGGAGAACAAATTCCGGGACCGCTCCTTCTCGGAGACGGGCCTGCAGAAAGCCCAGAACCAGGTCAACTCTAGCCGCTACAAGACTGAGCTGTGCCGCCCCTTCGAGGAGAACGGCTCGTGCAAGTACGGCGACAAGTGCCAGTTTGCTCATGGCATCCATGAGCTGAGGAGCTTGGCCCGGCACCCCAAGTACAAGACTGAACTCTGCCGGACCTTCCACACCATTGGATTTTGCCCCTACGGCCCTCGCTGCCACTTCATCCACAACGCGGAGGAGAGGCGCGTGTCCCCCATTCACGATCAGCAgcatctccccctctcctcctccaacAAGATCGACAGGCCTCGCCTGCAGCACAGCTACAGTTTCTCTGGCATCTCCAGTTCCTCCAGTGGGCTGCTGGACAGCccaacctccatcacccctccgcCCATGTTCAGCTCCGAGGACCTCAGCTCCTCGCCCACGCTGCCAGACTGCGCCAGCAACCCCTTCACCTACTCGAGCCAGGAACTACCCAACCTCTTCGCGCCCAGCATTGGCATCCCGGTTCCCATGACCACCGCTAACAACGGCGCCCACTCGCCTTCCTTCCTGCTCCGTTCTTTGGCTGAGTCGCCCCATCTCTACGAGCCTCCCCCGAGTCCTCCAGATTCGATGTCCGACAGCTACCTGAGCAGCTCTgggagtgtgagcgggtcagaaTCTCCGACCCCTGACCTCAGCAAGCGTCTCCCCATCTTCAGCAGACTCTCCATTTCGGATGATTAA